The genomic stretch AAATAACACGAACTGGCACCCGACTCCACATCAGCATAAAAAACCACTAAACAGGCAAATAAAAAGCGCATAACACTATCATTAGTGAAAAAGTAAGTAAATAACACCGGTCATTCATCGTTGTTATGTTACCCTGCGCAGGATCGTTTTGACATAAAGGAATGACAATGAAAAACGCACCTAAATTTGCCATCGCCCTCATCGCCGCCGCGTGCGTCAGCAGCAGCGCTTTCGCCAGCGGAACCCCAAAAGAGCAGCCGCTGGAAAAAGTTGCCCCGTATCCGAAAGCGGAAAAAGGGATGAAGCGTCAGGTGATTCAGCTGCCGGTTCAGCAGGATGAAGGGAACTTCAAAGTGGAACTGTTAATTGGCAAGACGCTGGAAGTGGACTGCAACCAGCACCGTCTGGGCGGTCAGCTGGAAAGTAAAACCCTGGAAGGCTGGGGTTACGACTATTACGTTTTTGACAAAGTGACCTCGCCGGTCTCCACCATGATGGCCTGCCCGGACGGCAAGAAAGAGAAGAAATTTGTAACGGCGTATCTGGGCGACAACAGTCTGTTGCGCTACAACAGCAAGCTACCGATCGTGGTGTATACGCCTGAAAACGTAGAGGTGAAGTATCGCGTGTGGAAGGCAGATGAGACTGTCGGACAAGCGGTAGTACGTTAAAAATAAGTAGGGTGGCGGCTTCGCCTTACCCGACCCGGAAAGGGTGCGCTCTGGTGCCCTCACCCCAACCCTCTCCCACCGGGAGAGGGAGAAAACACTAAAAACGGTAACGGATGTTACCGTTTTGCTTTTACCTTACAGCGCGATATCCGCAACCGGTTTGTTTTCCGGCTGAGGCTTTAGCTCCGCTTTTGGCGCAGCGTCCGCAGCCTGCGGTTTGATGTACTGCAGCTGCAGTACGCGGCTGGTGTATTCCAGCTCCTGCTCCGTCGCGCTCACGTTGCCGTTTAGCTTCGTGCCGTAGGATGGAATAATGGTTTTCAGCTTCGCCTGCCATTCCGGGCTGGCGACTTTATCTTTAAACACTTTTTCCATCAGGTGCAGCATGATTGGCGCAGCGGTCGACGCACCCGGCGACGCGCCCAGCAGCGCGGCGATGGTGCCATCCTTATCGCTTACCACTTCAGTACCCAGACGCAGCACGCCACCCTCTTTCGGATCGCGCTTGATGATCTGAACGCGCTGACCCGCCTGCCACAGACGCCAGTCTTCTTTCTTCGCCTGCGGATAGTACTCTTTCAGCGCCTCGAAACGGTCGTCGTCAGAGAGCATCACCTGGCTAATCAGATATTTCACCAGGTCGAAGTTATCCAGACCCACGTCCATCATCGGCTTGACGTTAGAGGTGGTCGTGGCGCTGAGCAGATCCCACAGAGAGCCGTTTTTCAGGAATTTAGTGGAGAAGGTTGCGAACGGCCCAAACAGCACCACGCGTTTGCCGTCAAGCATACGGGTGTCAATGTGCGGAACAGACATCGGCGGTGCGCCAACGGAAGCCTGGCCGTACACTTTTGCCAGATGACGATTCACCACTTCCGGATTATCGGACACCAGGAACTGGCCGCCCACCGGGAAGCCCGCGTAGTCGTCAGCTTCCGGAATACCGGACTCCTGCAGCAGCTTAAGCGCCGCGCCGCCGGCACCGATAAAGACAAACTTCGCCTTGATGACGTGCTCGGCTTCGTTGTTTTTCAGATCGGCAACGGTCACGCTCCAGCTATTATCCGCGTTGCGCTTGAAACCGCGCACTTCGGTGCTGAGCTGCAGGTTGAAGTTCTCTTTTTTCTTCAGAGACGTCACCAGCTGACGGGTAATTTCACCGTAGTTAACGTCGGTACCAATTTCGGTACGGGTCGCCGCCACTTTCTGGTTCGGGTCACGACCTTCCATGACCAGCGGAGCCCACTCTTTAATCTGCGCGTGGTCTTCAGAGTATTTCATCCCGCGGAACAGCGTGCTCTGCTGCAATGCGGCGTAGCGCGCGCGCAGGAAGTTAACGTTCTGCTCACCCCACACAAAGCTCATGTGCGGCACGGTGTTGATAAACGAGTGCGGATCGTGCAGCACGCCGCTGTTGACCTGGTGAGACCAGAACTGGCGAGAAACCTGGAATGCTTCGTTGATCTCGACCGCCTTCTCGATACTAATGGAACCGTCCTTTTTCTGCGGCGTATAGTTCAGTTCCATGAGTGCCGAATGGCCGGTACCGGCGTTATTCCAGCCGTTCGAACTCTCCTGCGCGACGCCATCAAGGCGCTCGACCATGGTCATAGACCAGTCCGGCTGCAGTTCTTGCAGATAGGTTCCCAGCGTGGCGCTCATGATACCGCCACCAATTAAAAGGACGTCCGTTTCCTGCTCTTTTGGTGCGTCAGCTTTCGCCGCCATGGAGACGGTATTAAGCCCCACGGCCAGAGAAAAGAGCATGGCAGTCATTTTTTTCATAATTTATGCCTTAGTGTAAAAGTGCTTGATGCGTGGAAATTGCAGGTGAAAAAAGCTGCGGGGGCACGGTAACAACTTTTAAATATTGTTTAAAGGTTACGAAATTATTGTAATTGTGAAATTTAATGATGGATTGTTTGTGAGGAATTAGCGATGCGTCTGGTAAAGCGCGGTTTTACTGGCTAGTATGTGGCGTTTTGTGATCGCGCGCACGGAAGCCTGCCCTAACCAGCGAACTGTTATGTCCCTACCCCATTCTGCTGTATCCCCCGAAGACCGCGTAGCCAACGTGCTGCGTTCCCCTAAGCTGCTGACGCGTGAA from Enterobacter dykesii encodes the following:
- the eco gene encoding serine protease inhibitor ecotin yields the protein MKNAPKFAIALIAAACVSSSAFASGTPKEQPLEKVAPYPKAEKGMKRQVIQLPVQQDEGNFKVELLIGKTLEVDCNQHRLGGQLESKTLEGWGYDYYVFDKVTSPVSTMMACPDGKKEKKFVTAYLGDNSLLRYNSKLPIVVYTPENVEVKYRVWKADETVGQAVVR
- the mqo gene encoding malate dehydrogenase (quinone), which codes for MKKMTAMLFSLAVGLNTVSMAAKADAPKEQETDVLLIGGGIMSATLGTYLQELQPDWSMTMVERLDGVAQESSNGWNNAGTGHSALMELNYTPQKKDGSISIEKAVEINEAFQVSRQFWSHQVNSGVLHDPHSFINTVPHMSFVWGEQNVNFLRARYAALQQSTLFRGMKYSEDHAQIKEWAPLVMEGRDPNQKVAATRTEIGTDVNYGEITRQLVTSLKKKENFNLQLSTEVRGFKRNADNSWSVTVADLKNNEAEHVIKAKFVFIGAGGAALKLLQESGIPEADDYAGFPVGGQFLVSDNPEVVNRHLAKVYGQASVGAPPMSVPHIDTRMLDGKRVVLFGPFATFSTKFLKNGSLWDLLSATTTSNVKPMMDVGLDNFDLVKYLISQVMLSDDDRFEALKEYYPQAKKEDWRLWQAGQRVQIIKRDPKEGGVLRLGTEVVSDKDGTIAALLGASPGASTAAPIMLHLMEKVFKDKVASPEWQAKLKTIIPSYGTKLNGNVSATEQELEYTSRVLQLQYIKPQAADAAPKAELKPQPENKPVADIAL